GCGAGAGTCGACGCGGCACTCTTACCTGCGGAGGTTGTCGGCACCGGCGTTGCTCCAGGGGTCGTGGTGACCCCGGTATCCGAGTCCTGGCAGAGGTCGCTGCCGGCGAGACGAGGTTTGGGATACAGCACGCGCGGGAGCCCGTCGGCCAGGGTCACGGTGAGGCCGCCGTTCGAGTCTGTGGTATAGGCGGTGCAGCTCAGGACGTCGACGAGCGCCTGGTTCGCCTCGAAGCCCGTGGCAGACGAAGCCAGAGTGACGGACGCCGAGGATGATGCCCCAACGTTAGTGAATATGCTCACGACCTGGTACCCGGCGTTGCCCTTGCGCATGGCGATGGTGTGGCTATCCGAGTAGATGGATTTGCTCTTGTAGGAGAGATAGTCCTTGTCCTGTGCTATGGCTCGTGCCCGAATCTGATTGAGTTTGGTGATCCATTGGTAGAACTCCGAGCTCGTCGAATAGCCGGAAGTCCAGAGCGCCTCGCGGTTCGAAGGGGTTCCGGAGCCCGCGTAGTACTGCTCCTGCCCTTGGTAAATGATCGGGATGCCTGCCACGAATGGTCAGCCTCCCCCCACGTTATAGGACAAGGAAAAGGCTTTATAAAGCATGACGCGGCCGTTTACTTACCGTCTTTGAGCATCGTAAAGGCGATCGCCTGCGCGTCAAAGCGTCCCGCTCACGTTAGTAAGCCCCCTATCTCCGAGACGAAAACGAATCGCCTCTGAATCTGTAACGAGTGCTCACATTTTTTGCAAGTGCCTAGCCGAGGGGGAGGATTGTCAGCATAGGGCGGAAGGGGCGGAGTTTAAGGGAAGGGACCTATCCACCAACCTTATCCTTGGTGAAAGACGGGAATCTCTCCACGTCGTGGTTCTCCAGAAAAGAGCCGTACAGGCTGAGGTCTCGTGCAGTATTCTGCAGATTGTTGAGACCAGAAACAAGCTCGCTAATACTCCCGCTGGTGGACTGGAATGCTCTGAGTACCCAATAGTAACTGCACCGCGCAAAGTCAGAAAATTGGATAAAGGCGAGTCGTGGAAGAGCTGCTCCTTCTCACCTAGGATAGTCGAGCACTCCGTCGAAATAGTCCTGGTAAGGAGCCACGTATGCGGGGTCTCCGTGGAAGACTTCGCCCAGGAGATAGACACCCGCTGCGTCTGAGAAACCGGGCCAGAAGGACGTCTCGACGTGTTTTGCGCTATCAACTCGAAGGCCGTCACTGCAAACGCCGGGGAGTGTGAGTTGTGCTCGGGGAAGAGCCAGTCTGGAGGTCTACTCGGGGGTTCACTTACACGGAATAGTTAGAGACCAGCTGGGCCACCCAATCGTTCCAGATGCGTCGCACGTTATCGCTATCATCATGACCTGTCAGGGGGAAACATTGCTCCGTGGCCATGCCTGGGGGAAGGAACACTCACTCCTCGGTGCGCAGATCCGGTAAGCTGGGATACGTGAGCCTCGAGGTCCACAA
This genomic window from Thermothelomyces thermophilus ATCC 42464 chromosome 1, complete sequence contains:
- a CDS encoding glycoside hydrolase family 13 protein (CAZy_ID 267851), which translates into the protein MSGLGHALLCLLAGSLLGGPGVSALPAAEWRKQSIYQVVTDRFARTDLSTTAPCNTADQAYCGGTWKGLISKLDYIQGMGFTAVWISPVVKQIDGNSKDGSSYHGYWAQDIWAVNPAFGTADDLVELSRELHSRGMYLMVDIVTNHMAYMGCGTCVDYSQFNPFSSSSYYHPYCSINYDNQTSVEVCWQGSDIVSLPDLRTEDDNVRRIWNDWVAQLVSNYSVDGLRVDSAKHVETSFWPGFSDAAGVYLLGEVFHGDPAYVAPYQDYFDGVLDYPSYYWVLRAFQSTSGSISELVSGLNNLQNTARDLSLYGSFLENHDVERFPSFTKDKALAKNAIAFTMLKDGIPIIYQGQEQYYAGSGTPSNREALWTSGYSTSSEFYQWITKLNQIRARAIAQDKDYLSYKSKSIYSDSHTIAMRKGNAGYQVVSIFTNVGASSSASVTLASSATGFEANQALVDVLSCTAYTTDSNGGLTVTLADGLPRVLYPKPRLAGSDLCQDSDTGVTTTPGATPVPTTSAGKSGPACTLSAVDITFNELVTTVWGETVKVVGNVPELGNWNPASAVTLDASRYTSSNPLWSVVVRLAPGTAIEYKYIKVSQSGTVTWEADPNRTYNVPCATATVSSTWR